Proteins from a single region of Paraburkholderia sp. ZP32-5:
- a CDS encoding BON domain-containing protein, translating into MNAKQWLKLIGATAVVLACFDAHAQPQSAGSNPAAQAVTASSQTDAELRTANRQLARDVRRALRSAKNRGLRASNVTVRANNGAVTLTGSVPSAEQVDLATSVAKEVPGVASVTSRVAVRKELSQRGSN; encoded by the coding sequence ATGAACGCAAAGCAATGGCTGAAGCTGATTGGCGCGACGGCAGTCGTGCTGGCTTGCTTCGATGCACACGCGCAACCGCAGTCAGCCGGCTCGAACCCGGCGGCGCAGGCGGTGACGGCTTCGTCGCAAACCGACGCCGAACTCAGGACGGCCAACCGGCAACTCGCGCGAGACGTTCGCCGCGCGCTCAGAAGCGCGAAAAACCGCGGGTTGCGCGCGAGCAACGTGACGGTTCGCGCGAATAACGGTGCGGTGACGTTGACGGGCAGCGTGCCGAGCGCGGAGCAGGTCGATCTTGCGACTAGCGTTGCGAAGGAGGTGCCTGGTGTCGCGTCGGTGACTAGCCGTGTCGCCGTGCGTAAAGAATTGAGTCAGCGGGGCAGCAATTAG
- a CDS encoding porin, with the protein MKYKKTVCAAAVALFSHAVWADSYLQQWLGSWPQMQSAIQQNGVSLYGAVDMGLNFQSVSGTSRWQTQSGGVHTSQFGLFGREDLGGGLKAEFNLENGFMANNGALGTSNTLFDRAAWVGLNSATWGVVRLGLQPTANLPLVIDPFGEVTTNSVVTWLAGGAVQTPKGVGYNADLGPGSSQVLVRQSNAATWTTPRVMGFNATFLYAFNGQPGVSPNASNQGVVASWTNGTWYLSGAYNRVWSAPVETSAGVQTVRNDIYGVSAIYDVGSYVLSAAFAQVAPKLEGNGIARSWLVGATVPWGRHAVRASVVYRDTSGVHDADGDPAKDSALGVMLGYDYALSKRTSLYARAGFIRNYGISTVILNSNPLPLQTGSASSELGTTPMTASLGIYHLF; encoded by the coding sequence ATGAAATATAAAAAGACCGTTTGCGCCGCGGCCGTGGCGCTGTTTTCTCACGCGGTATGGGCCGATTCGTATCTTCAGCAATGGCTGGGCTCCTGGCCGCAGATGCAAAGCGCGATCCAGCAGAACGGCGTTTCGCTGTATGGCGCCGTCGACATGGGGCTCAATTTCCAGAGCGTGAGCGGCACGTCACGCTGGCAGACGCAGAGCGGCGGCGTTCATACGTCGCAATTCGGTCTGTTCGGCCGCGAGGATCTCGGCGGCGGACTGAAGGCGGAATTCAACCTCGAGAACGGCTTCATGGCGAACAACGGCGCGCTCGGCACGAGCAATACGCTGTTCGATCGCGCCGCGTGGGTCGGCCTCAATTCGGCGACGTGGGGCGTGGTGCGTCTCGGCTTGCAGCCGACCGCGAACCTGCCTCTCGTCATCGATCCGTTCGGCGAAGTGACGACGAACTCGGTTGTCACATGGCTCGCCGGCGGTGCGGTGCAAACGCCGAAGGGCGTCGGCTATAACGCGGATCTCGGGCCGGGTTCGAGTCAGGTGCTGGTGCGCCAGAGCAATGCCGCGACGTGGACCACGCCGCGCGTCATGGGCTTTAACGCGACGTTCCTGTACGCGTTCAACGGTCAGCCGGGCGTGTCGCCGAATGCGTCGAACCAGGGCGTCGTCGCGTCGTGGACGAACGGCACGTGGTATCTGTCGGGCGCGTACAACCGGGTGTGGAGTGCGCCGGTCGAGACTTCGGCGGGCGTGCAGACCGTGCGCAACGATATCTATGGCGTGTCCGCGATTTACGACGTCGGCAGCTACGTGTTGTCGGCCGCGTTCGCGCAGGTCGCGCCGAAGCTCGAAGGCAACGGCATCGCGCGCTCGTGGCTGGTCGGCGCGACGGTGCCGTGGGGACGTCATGCAGTGCGCGCGTCGGTGGTCTATCGCGATACCTCCGGCGTGCACGATGCCGACGGCGACCCGGCGAAGGATTCCGCGCTCGGTGTGATGCTCGGCTACGACTATGCATTGTCGAAGCGCACGTCGCTGTATGCGCGCGCGGGCTTTATCCGCAACTACGGTATTTCCACCGTGATTCTGAACAGCAACCCATTGCCGCTTCAGACCGGCAGCGCGTCGTCGGAGCTGGGCACGACGCCGATGACGGCTTCGCTCGGTATCTATCACCTGTTCTGA
- a CDS encoding fimbria/pilus outer membrane usher protein produces MEAPQEVEFNPAFFTGNVADLSRYTRGNPVAPGLYPLELFVNGKKRGRLEVLFQEVPGSDIAAPCFTMSALDRIGVDTSRVVDRLKQAGKNQLDAAESSSLCIPLSEAVPGSAASFNTADLQLDLSVPQIELRREAAGYVDPARWDNGINAGFLQYSLASYASHQNSGADLNSVFLGLQSGINVNGWRLRQWSTASWQNRSPDAHWQNVSLFAQHDITSLKSQFTVGDSSTSGDVFDSFNVRGVQVSTDDRMLPDSMRSYAPVVRGVADTNARVTVRQNNIILTETSVPPGPFELSDLPATGYGGDLQVTITEADGRQRTFLVPFASVPQLLRPGVSRFNVTTGVYRDMVLDAHPWVAQGIYQRGMTNLLTGYTGAQFSEGYWSGLVGLALNTPLGAVALDVTAAGTHVSGVSNGRPGYSARISYSKLVPTTKTNFSVAAYRYSTARFYSLRDAIYARNSTAGNAALYDYRMRSRLQLNINQPIGESSSIYLAGSSQNYWGSAKGYDLQYQVGFNSSYKRIAYSLYAQRSRLQNSRINTQVGLNFTVPLGRVDSNAKHMFDYLSANLSRSSGGDSTIQATASGNTSGDTPVSYGINAARIVSADNRTVSAGGYAMYRGQYGTYNGNASISNQTRQAAFNADGAVVVHSGGVTLSPPLGQAFALVEAKGAEGGRIINGQGARIDSNGYAVLPSLMPYRVNTVALDPSDVSLDVELGNTSEEVVPRANSLVKVKIATTQGTPIFAEVEDPQGHALPMGTELFDESEKSVGIVGQGGLAYLRGLEGHGQLRVRWGTGAAEQCVMPYAIPDEKTDNKNDKSRQSGIVARIKLSCDPALIWSPPSRKHAVNASSGVAPASSLQ; encoded by the coding sequence ATGGAGGCTCCTCAGGAAGTGGAGTTCAATCCCGCATTCTTTACGGGCAATGTTGCGGATCTGTCGCGCTATACGCGAGGCAATCCGGTTGCTCCGGGCTTGTATCCGCTCGAATTATTCGTCAACGGCAAAAAGCGTGGGCGCCTGGAAGTCCTGTTCCAGGAAGTGCCGGGTTCCGACATTGCCGCACCGTGCTTCACGATGTCTGCGCTGGATCGAATCGGTGTCGATACCAGCCGCGTAGTCGATCGGCTCAAGCAAGCCGGAAAAAATCAGCTTGATGCGGCGGAGTCTTCGTCGTTGTGTATTCCGCTGTCAGAGGCTGTACCCGGATCAGCGGCGTCGTTCAATACCGCCGATCTGCAACTCGATCTTTCGGTACCTCAGATCGAGTTGCGCAGGGAAGCCGCTGGATACGTCGATCCGGCCCGGTGGGATAACGGCATCAACGCGGGCTTCCTTCAATACAGCCTCGCCAGCTACGCTAGCCACCAGAACAGCGGCGCGGATCTGAACAGCGTCTTTCTCGGTCTCCAGAGCGGGATCAATGTCAATGGCTGGCGTCTTCGCCAGTGGTCCACGGCCAGCTGGCAGAACCGCTCGCCGGATGCGCATTGGCAAAATGTGTCGCTGTTTGCGCAGCACGACATCACATCGCTGAAGAGCCAATTTACGGTTGGCGACAGTTCGACGAGCGGTGACGTATTCGATTCGTTCAACGTGCGCGGCGTACAGGTTTCCACCGACGACCGCATGCTGCCGGATTCGATGAGATCTTACGCGCCGGTCGTGCGTGGCGTAGCCGATACCAATGCACGTGTGACGGTACGTCAGAACAACATCATCCTGACCGAGACCAGCGTGCCACCAGGGCCGTTCGAACTGAGCGACCTGCCGGCCACCGGCTACGGCGGCGACCTTCAGGTCACGATAACGGAAGCCGACGGTCGTCAACGAACTTTTCTCGTACCGTTTGCTTCCGTGCCGCAGTTGCTGAGACCCGGCGTTTCACGCTTCAACGTGACGACGGGTGTCTATCGCGACATGGTGCTCGATGCGCATCCTTGGGTCGCGCAGGGCATTTATCAGCGAGGTATGACGAACCTGCTGACTGGCTACACCGGCGCTCAGTTTTCCGAGGGCTATTGGTCTGGTCTTGTCGGCCTTGCCCTCAATACGCCACTCGGCGCGGTCGCGCTGGATGTGACGGCGGCCGGTACTCATGTATCTGGCGTATCCAACGGTCGTCCGGGTTATAGCGCGCGCATTAGCTACAGCAAGCTTGTCCCCACCACGAAGACAAATTTTTCCGTTGCGGCGTACCGCTATTCCACCGCGCGCTTCTACAGCCTGCGCGACGCGATCTACGCGCGCAACAGTACGGCAGGGAACGCGGCTCTGTACGACTACCGTATGCGTAGCCGTCTACAGTTGAATATCAACCAGCCGATCGGCGAATCGAGTTCGATCTATCTCGCCGGCAGTTCGCAAAACTATTGGGGTAGTGCGAAGGGGTATGACCTTCAGTATCAGGTCGGCTTCAACAGTTCGTATAAGCGCATCGCCTATTCGCTGTACGCGCAACGCTCGCGTCTGCAGAACTCGCGGATCAACACGCAGGTCGGCTTGAATTTCACCGTCCCGTTGGGACGGGTCGATTCGAATGCGAAGCACATGTTCGATTACCTGAGCGCAAACCTGTCGCGCTCCTCGGGAGGCGACAGCACGATTCAGGCCACGGCTTCGGGCAACACGAGTGGGGACACGCCAGTCAGCTACGGCATCAATGCGGCGCGGATCGTCTCCGCGGACAACCGGACTGTGTCGGCGGGCGGCTATGCGATGTACCGCGGGCAATATGGCACCTACAACGGCAACGCGTCGATCAGCAACCAGACGCGTCAAGCCGCCTTCAATGCCGACGGTGCGGTGGTCGTGCACAGCGGTGGCGTGACGTTGAGTCCACCGCTTGGCCAGGCATTTGCACTGGTCGAGGCGAAAGGGGCGGAGGGTGGCCGGATCATCAATGGTCAGGGTGCGCGCATCGACAGCAATGGCTACGCGGTATTGCCGTCGTTGATGCCTTACCGAGTCAATACGGTGGCACTCGACCCGAGCGACGTGTCGCTCGACGTTGAACTCGGCAATACGAGTGAAGAAGTGGTGCCGCGCGCCAATTCACTCGTGAAAGTGAAGATTGCGACAACCCAGGGCACGCCTATATTCGCCGAGGTCGAAGACCCGCAAGGCCACGCGCTGCCGATGGGCACGGAGCTGTTCGACGAATCCGAAAAGTCGGTTGGCATCGTTGGCCAAGGCGGCCTCGCTTATCTGCGTGGCCTCGAGGGTCACGGCCAGCTGCGCGTGCGCTGGGGTACGGGTGCTGCCGAGCAGTGTGTGATGCCCTATGCGATCCCGGACGAAAAGACGGACAACAAGAATGATAAGAGCCGGCAGTCGGGGATTGTCGCTCGTATCAAGTTGAGTTGCGATCCGGCTCTGATCTGGTCTCCGCCGTCCAGGAAGCATGCTGTAAATGCGTCTTCAGGCGTGGCTCCCGCCAGTTCTCTTCAGTGA
- a CDS encoding fimbrial protein, translating to MNHIEKYLRIAGLILGVVAGMLAVPATTSAQSLPSVRLNFTGNYVATTCQLIGSPDMTETLPRVSTQSLAAPGAVAGEKDFTITMQCPSDVTGARVYFESGPATDPQTGNLTPQSISGVTSASNVQIRLANSDGTPIKVGDRSTMRVIPITSTDPTPARFFASYYATGRATAGRVSTFVTYVVEVP from the coding sequence ATGAACCATATCGAGAAATACCTGAGAATTGCCGGGCTGATACTTGGCGTGGTGGCTGGCATGCTGGCTGTGCCCGCGACAACTAGCGCGCAGTCCTTGCCTTCGGTCAGGCTCAATTTCACGGGCAACTATGTTGCTACGACGTGCCAGTTGATTGGCTCGCCCGATATGACGGAAACCTTGCCAAGGGTTTCGACGCAATCGCTTGCCGCGCCAGGGGCGGTGGCTGGCGAAAAGGATTTCACCATCACGATGCAATGCCCGAGCGACGTGACGGGTGCGCGCGTTTACTTCGAAAGCGGTCCGGCGACCGACCCGCAAACCGGGAATTTGACCCCCCAGTCTATTAGCGGTGTGACATCGGCCTCTAATGTCCAGATCAGGCTCGCGAATTCGGACGGTACGCCGATCAAGGTCGGCGATCGGTCGACGATGCGAGTCATTCCGATCACGTCGACAGATCCAACGCCGGCAAGATTCTTCGCGAGCTATTACGCGACCGGGCGCGCTACCGCGGGCAGGGTAAGCACTTTTGTGACCTACGTCGTCGAAGTGCCCTGA
- a CDS encoding LysR substrate-binding domain-containing protein: MAIKLHQLRALVAVAEEGTIVGASRALFVSQPAVTKAIRELETDIGMSLFGRSVNGVALTQAGASLLRHARLIVEELGRAEQQMAMERGALEGRVTIGVTPLAALTLLPDAYARFRRDMPHITVEFLEYTAKKLQEQLRQGSLDFALAAATESDIDASIAYSELMTFPLAFAVRANGALAKATSLADLCDAEWVHSDTTDEYPQFVVDLFNRQGLPAPRRITRCTSQSLMYSLAISIDAVMAWASHTLELVNTIGHMKKLDFIETSRAARLHLMQREGAILTRPADYFIRCIRNAASM; the protein is encoded by the coding sequence ATGGCGATCAAACTTCATCAGCTTCGCGCACTGGTGGCCGTCGCGGAGGAAGGCACGATCGTCGGCGCATCGCGCGCGCTGTTCGTCAGTCAGCCGGCGGTCACCAAGGCGATTCGCGAACTGGAAACCGATATCGGCATGTCGTTATTCGGCCGCAGCGTGAATGGCGTCGCGCTGACGCAAGCCGGTGCATCGCTGTTGCGGCATGCGCGGTTGATCGTCGAAGAACTCGGGCGCGCCGAGCAGCAGATGGCGATGGAAAGAGGTGCGCTGGAAGGACGCGTGACGATCGGCGTGACACCGCTCGCGGCACTCACGTTATTGCCCGATGCGTATGCGCGGTTTCGTCGGGACATGCCGCACATCACGGTCGAATTCCTCGAATACACCGCGAAGAAACTGCAGGAACAATTGCGTCAGGGCTCGCTCGATTTCGCGCTGGCAGCCGCGACGGAGTCGGATATCGATGCGTCGATCGCATATTCGGAGCTGATGACTTTTCCGCTTGCGTTCGCGGTGCGCGCCAACGGAGCGCTGGCAAAGGCAACGTCGCTCGCCGATCTGTGCGACGCCGAATGGGTCCACTCCGATACGACCGACGAATACCCGCAGTTCGTCGTCGATCTGTTCAACCGGCAAGGTCTGCCCGCGCCGCGACGGATCACGCGTTGCACGTCACAGTCGCTGATGTATAGCCTCGCGATCAGTATCGACGCGGTGATGGCGTGGGCGTCGCACACGCTCGAACTGGTCAACACGATCGGGCATATGAAGAAGCTCGACTTCATCGAAACATCGCGGGCGGCGAGACTGCATCTGATGCAACGCGAAGGCGCGATTCTCACGCGGCCGGCCGACTATTTCATCCGTTGTATCCGCAACGCCGCGAGCATGTGA
- a CDS encoding M20 aminoacylase family protein, which translates to MSHHPHIDPIITEHAAEFVELRRGIHSHPELGFEEVETSRLVAAKLTAWGYEVTEGIGGTGVVGRLKLGDGTRAIGIRADMDALPIIEDTGLPYASKVHGKMHACGHDGHTAILLAAAHYFAQTRRFNGTLNLIFQPAEEGQGGAVRMMAEGLFERFPCDAVYALHNAPGVPVGKFIVQQGAMAASGDVVTITLTGKGMHAAMPHLSRDPVIAAASIVMALQTIIARNVPPADAAVLTVGAIQAGTTHNVVPNTATILLTVRTLNADIQTLIEKRVREIVESQAASFGISVQIDYQPVTRVLMNTEQETARARDAVAAVVGAQNILPLPPGMMGGEDFSWMLEKVPGCYVALGNGHEGHGSCMIHNPGYDFNDEALPIGVAYWARLVEQYLSV; encoded by the coding sequence TTGTCCCATCACCCCCATATCGATCCGATCATCACTGAGCACGCGGCCGAGTTCGTCGAACTGCGCCGCGGCATCCATTCGCATCCGGAATTGGGATTCGAGGAAGTCGAAACGAGCCGCCTCGTCGCCGCGAAACTGACGGCCTGGGGCTACGAAGTGACCGAGGGCATCGGCGGCACAGGTGTCGTTGGGCGTCTGAAACTTGGTGACGGCACGCGCGCGATCGGCATTCGCGCCGACATGGACGCGTTGCCGATCATCGAAGACACCGGCTTGCCGTACGCGAGCAAGGTTCACGGCAAGATGCACGCATGCGGACACGATGGCCACACGGCCATTCTGTTGGCCGCCGCGCATTACTTCGCGCAGACGCGCCGCTTCAACGGCACGCTAAATCTGATTTTCCAGCCGGCCGAGGAAGGTCAGGGCGGCGCCGTGCGGATGATGGCGGAAGGACTGTTCGAACGCTTTCCCTGCGATGCGGTGTACGCGTTGCATAACGCGCCGGGCGTACCGGTCGGCAAGTTCATCGTGCAGCAGGGCGCGATGGCGGCATCGGGCGACGTCGTGACGATCACGCTGACCGGCAAAGGCATGCACGCGGCGATGCCGCATCTGAGCCGCGATCCGGTGATCGCGGCCGCCAGCATCGTGATGGCGCTGCAGACGATCATCGCGCGCAACGTGCCGCCGGCGGATGCCGCGGTGCTCACGGTCGGCGCGATCCAGGCCGGCACTACGCACAACGTCGTGCCCAACACCGCGACGATCCTGCTGACGGTGCGCACGCTGAACGCCGACATTCAGACGCTGATCGAAAAGCGCGTGCGCGAGATCGTCGAAAGCCAGGCGGCCAGCTTCGGCATCAGCGTGCAGATCGACTACCAGCCGGTGACGCGGGTGCTGATGAATACGGAACAAGAAACCGCGCGCGCTCGCGACGCGGTTGCCGCGGTGGTCGGCGCGCAGAACATCCTGCCGTTGCCGCCGGGCATGATGGGTGGCGAGGATTTCTCGTGGATGCTCGAAAAAGTGCCGGGCTGCTATGTCGCGCTCGGCAACGGCCACGAGGGGCACGGCAGTTGTATGATCCACAACCCCGGCTATGACTTCAACGATGAGGCGCTGCCGATCGGCGTCGCTTACTGGGCGAGGCTCGTCGAGCAATACCTGAGCGTCTGA
- a CDS encoding response regulator, producing the protein MKKIRLGIADDHPFILLGVEHIMLRCPDIEICFKSESIDHLLDQLAEIPVDVLLCDYEFEDDPNADGLNLLDRIRRICPATRVVFLSSHCSAYIISAALNAGAAGFIGKGREGLANIATAVRTARPGNIFLPDSLAAKMQSTVGLTREIDASRSALSEKEATVVKMICDGMSIGAIAKRLRRSPKTVSNQKNAGMKKLGVRNDVELAAIMREFC; encoded by the coding sequence GTGAAAAAGATACGACTAGGTATTGCCGACGATCACCCATTCATTCTGCTGGGAGTCGAACACATCATGTTGCGGTGTCCGGATATCGAGATCTGCTTCAAGAGCGAGAGCATCGACCATCTGCTCGACCAGCTCGCCGAAATTCCGGTGGACGTGCTTCTGTGCGACTACGAATTCGAAGACGACCCCAATGCCGATGGTCTCAATCTTCTCGACCGCATCCGGCGCATCTGTCCGGCCACACGGGTTGTGTTTCTGAGTTCGCATTGCTCCGCCTATATCATTTCCGCAGCGCTCAATGCGGGGGCGGCGGGCTTTATCGGCAAAGGGCGCGAGGGACTTGCCAATATCGCGACCGCGGTTCGTACTGCAAGACCCGGCAACATATTCCTGCCCGATTCTCTCGCGGCGAAGATGCAGTCCACGGTGGGCTTGACGCGTGAAATTGACGCATCCCGCAGCGCGTTGTCCGAGAAAGAAGCGACGGTCGTAAAAATGATCTGCGACGGCATGTCGATCGGCGCAATTGCCAAGCGGCTGAGGCGTAGTCCCAAGACCGTGAGCAATCAGAAAAATGCCGGCATGAAGAAGCTCGGCGTCAGAAACGACGTTGAGCTCGCCGCCATCATGCGTGAGTTCTGCTAG
- a CDS encoding fimbrial protein: MKKKQVTQLILAMMGLAVAPMVFAQSAPGTGQVTFTGELYDETCVIDNGDDDKKVLLPTLSTQSLNAAGRVAGSTMFDISVSGCPATLTSVAAHFETTNMNPDTRNAINQASVSKAGNVEVQLLDRDGMTPIKLGSTGTSVPIDAASHTAQMSYGGQYYATDATTAGNVTAIVRYTLAYN; this comes from the coding sequence ATGAAGAAGAAACAAGTCACGCAACTAATACTCGCAATGATGGGTCTGGCCGTCGCACCGATGGTCTTTGCGCAATCGGCACCCGGTACTGGTCAGGTCACGTTCACTGGCGAACTGTACGATGAAACCTGTGTGATCGACAACGGCGACGATGACAAGAAGGTTTTGCTGCCGACGCTGTCCACCCAGTCGCTCAACGCTGCGGGGCGAGTCGCTGGCTCAACGATGTTCGATATTTCGGTGTCCGGCTGCCCGGCAACGCTGACCAGCGTTGCCGCGCATTTCGAGACCACGAACATGAATCCGGATACGCGCAACGCCATCAATCAGGCTAGCGTCTCGAAGGCAGGTAACGTTGAAGTCCAATTGCTGGACCGCGACGGTATGACGCCGATCAAGCTCGGCAGCACGGGTACGTCCGTTCCGATCGACGCCGCTTCCCATACCGCCCAGATGAGCTACGGCGGCCAGTACTACGCAACGGATGCAACCACGGCCGGTAACGTGACGGCAATCGTGCGCTACACGCTGGCATACAACTAA
- a CDS encoding fimbria/pilus periplasmic chaperone encodes MRSMKFRILAAAAVVCSVATFAAQAAVTITGTRVVYPAQNREVNVRLNNVDSRPVLVQAWLDDGDAAAAPNEIKVPFTLLPSVFRVEPNRGQALRIMFTGGDMPKDRESVYWLNVLEIPPKPKDADSRNMIQLAFRTRIKMFYRPASLLDDPTAGRALLTWHVEANEKGERVIRVDNPSPYYISVGSVEVSAGNRKVSLRPDMAPPFGHVDFVAEEGKLDITAPATISYTVLNDFGTPVKDSAELQSTQRAEVRKDQ; translated from the coding sequence ATGCGTTCAATGAAGTTTCGTATTCTGGCTGCCGCTGCGGTCGTTTGTAGCGTGGCCACTTTCGCTGCACAGGCTGCCGTCACGATTACCGGAACACGAGTCGTCTATCCAGCTCAGAACCGCGAGGTCAATGTTCGGCTTAACAACGTCGATAGTCGTCCCGTGCTTGTTCAGGCCTGGTTGGACGACGGCGACGCCGCGGCCGCACCGAATGAAATCAAGGTGCCGTTCACGCTGCTGCCTTCCGTGTTCAGAGTGGAACCTAACCGCGGTCAGGCTTTGCGGATCATGTTCACCGGCGGCGATATGCCGAAGGACCGTGAATCCGTTTACTGGTTGAACGTGTTGGAGATCCCGCCCAAGCCTAAGGATGCGGACTCTCGCAACATGATCCAGCTTGCGTTCCGTACCCGAATCAAGATGTTCTATCGGCCGGCGTCGTTACTCGACGATCCGACGGCGGGGCGTGCGCTTCTCACGTGGCATGTCGAGGCAAACGAAAAGGGCGAACGCGTTATCCGCGTAGACAATCCGTCGCCTTATTACATATCGGTCGGTAGCGTCGAGGTGTCCGCGGGAAACAGGAAAGTTTCGCTGCGGCCGGATATGGCACCTCCGTTCGGCCATGTCGATTTCGTTGCCGAGGAAGGCAAGCTCGACATCACGGCTCCTGCAACGATCTCCTACACCGTTCTTAATGATTTCGGTACGCCGGTCAAGGATTCGGCAGAGCTTCAGTCAACACAGCGCGCAGAAGTACGGAAAGACCAATAG